The DNA segment GATCTTCGGCGGACCAGCCGCGTAAGGGACTGAGAAGACATGGGCATCCGCAAGTACAAGCCGACAACTCCGGGGCGCCGGGGCTCTTCGGTCTCCGATTTCGCAGAGATCACCAGGTCCACACCGGAAAAGTCGCTGCTCGCGCCGCTGAGCAAGACCGGTGGCCGCAACGCCTCCGGCAAGATCACCACCCGGCACAAGGGTGGCGGTCACAAGCGTGCGTACCGGATCATCGACTTCCGGCGTCACGACAAGGACGGCGTGCCTGCCAAGGTCGCGCACATCGAGTACGACCCCAACCGGTCGGCTCGTATCGCCTTGCTGCACTACGCCGACGGCGAGAAGCGGTACATCATCGCGCCGGAAAAGCTCAAGCAGGGTGACAGGGTGGAGGCCGGCCCTCGCGCCGACATCAAGCCCGGCAACAACCTGCCGCTGCGCAACATCCCGGTCGGCACCGTGATCCACGCGATCGAGCTCCGCCCCGGTGGCGGCGCCAAGATCGCGAGGTCCGCAGGCGCTCGTGTGCAGCTCGTCGCCAAGGACGGTCCGTACGCCCAGCTGCGGATGCCTTCGGGCGAGATCCGCAACGTGGACGTGCGCAACCGCGCCACCGTCGGCGAGGTCGGCAACTCCGAGCACTCCAACATCAACTGGGGCAAGGCGGGCCGCAACCGCTGGCGGGGCAAGCGTCCCACCGTTCGCGGTGTCGTCATGAACCCGGTCGACCACCCGCACGGTGGTGGTGAGGGCAAGACCTCGGGTGGCCGTCACCCGGTCAACCCGAACGGTAAGCCGGAAGGCCGCACTCGCCGCAACAAGCCGAGCGACAAGTTGATCGTCCGCCGCCGGCGTACCGGCAAGAAGCGCTGAGCAGGGAGGTAGAAGAACATGCCGCGCAGCCTGAAGAAGGGCCCGTTCGTGGACGACCACCTGCTCAAGAAGGTGGACGTGCTCAACGAGTCGGGCAAGAAGACCGTGATCAAGACCTGGTCCCGCAGGTCGACGATCATTCCGGACATGCTGGGACACACCATTGCGGTGCACGATGGCCGCAAGCACGTCCCGGTGTTCGTCACCGAGGCCATGGTGGGCCACAAACTTGGCGAGTTCGCACCCACGCGAACCTTCAAGGGCCACATCAAGGACGACCGCAAGTCGCGTCGCCGCTGAGCGCGCACCGAGAAGAGGAACTAGACGATGAACGTGCGTGAGGAGGGTGCAGCCGTGGAAGAACTGCCGACGGCTTACGCCCGGGCTCGCTTCGTCCGGGACTCGCCGACCAAGGTGCGCCGGGTGATCGAGCTGATCAAGGGTCGCAATGCCAACGAGGCTCTTGCCGTGCTCCGGTTCGCGCCGCAGACGGCCAGCGACCCGGTGGCGAAGGTGCTCGCGAGCGCCATGGCCAACGCCGAGAACAACCTCGACCTCGATCCGGACACGCTCTGGATCAAGAACGCTTATGCCGACGAGGGCCCGACCCTCAAGCGCATCCGGCCGCGTGCCCAGGGCCGCGCTTACCGGATTCGCAAGCGGACGAGCCACATCACGGTCGAGGTCGAGTCGCGGCCGGAAGCCAAGTCCAAGAGCAAGAAGAAGGCAGGTGGCCGGTAGTGGGCCAGAAAATCAACCCGCACGGCTTCCGGCTCGGGATCACCACGGACTGGAAGTCGCGCTGGTACGCCGACAAGCAGTACTCGGAGTACGTGGCCGAGGACGTGAAGATCCGCAAGCTGCTGTCCACGGGCATGGAGCGCGCGGGTATCTCCAAGGTCGAGATCGAGCGCACCCGTGACCGGGTCAGGGTCGACATCCACACCGCGAGGCCGGGCATCGTCATCGGCCGCCGCGGTGCGGAGGCCGACCGGATTCGTGGTGCGCTGGAGAAGCTCACCGGCAAGCAGGTGCAGCTCAACATCCTTGAGGTGAAGAACCCCGAGGCCGACGCCCAGCTCGTTGCGCAGGGTGTCGCGGAGCAGCTCTCGAACCGCGTTGCCTTCCGTCGTGCGATGCGTAAGGCAATCCAGACGTCCATGCGGTCCCCGCAGGTCAAGGGCATTCGCGTGCAGTGCAGTGGTCGTCTCGGTGGCGCCGAGATGTCCAGGTCCGAGCACTACCGCGACGGCCGCGTCCCGCTGCACACGCTGCGTGCCGACATCGACTACGGCTTCTTCGAGGCTCGTACGACGTTCGGTCGCATCGGCGTGAAGGTGTGGATCTACAAGGGCGACATCGTCGGTGGCCTGAAGGGTCGCGCCGAGCGCGATGCCGCTGCCGCCGCCGACAGGGCTCCGCGCCGTGAGCGTCCTTCGCGGCGTCGTTCTGGCTCCTCGGGCACCACGCCCACGTCGACCGAGGCCGGCCGTGCCGCCGCGGCTTCGCAGGGTGGCGCCCAGAGCGACACCGAGGCCGCGACCACCCAGGCCCCGCAGGTGGCTTCTCCGGACGCCACAGAGAAAACGGAGGGCTGAGGCGTGCTCATCCCACGCAAGGTCAAGCACCGTAAGCAGCACTCGCCCAAGCGGGCCGGTGCCGCCAAGGGCGGCACCAAGGTGACCTTTGGTGAGTTCGGCATTCAGGCGCTTGAGCACAGCTACGTGACCAACCGGCAGATCGAGTCCGCGCGTATTGCCATGACAAGGCACATCAAGCGTGGCGGGAAGATCTGGATCAACATTTTCCCCGACCGGCCGCTCACCAAGAAGCCCGCGGAAACCCGCATGGGTTCCGGTAAGGGCTCGCCGGAGTGGTGGGTTGCCAACGTGAAGCCGGGTCGAGTGATGTTCGAGATGAGCTTCCCGAACGAGACAGTGGCCCGCGAGGCATTGCGCCGCGCGATCCACAAACTCCCGATGAAGTGCCGGATCGTGACGCGCGAAGGTGGTGAGTTCTGATGGCGGCCGCAGGCGTCGTGACGTCAGAGCTTCGTGAGCTCACTGCGGAGGAGCTCGTGCTCCGTCTGAAGGAAGCCAAGGAGGAGCTGTTCAACCTCCGGTTCCAGATGGCGACCGGTCAGCTCGACAACAACCGCAGGCTGCGCACGGTTCGTGCGGACATCGCCCGCATCTACACCGTGATGCGTGAGCGCGAACTCGGGCTGTCGATCGCGCCCGAGGAGAACGAGAGTGAAGGTGCGGCATGACCGAGCCGGTGCAGAAGAAGGATTCCGGTCGTAACTACCGGAAGGTCCGTGAGGGCCTCGTGGTGTCCGACAAGATGGACAAGACGATCGTCGTCGAGCTCGAGGACCGCAAGAAGCACCCGCGCTACAGCAAGGTTCTGCGCTCCACCAAGAAGGTGAAGGCTCACGACGAGCAGAACACCGCTGGTGTGGGTGACCGGGTACTGCTGATGGAGACCCGGCCGACGTCCGCCACCAAGCGTTGGCGGCTGGTCGAGATCCGCGAGAAGGCCAAGTAAGCAGGGGCTCAACCGCCCCGTTCGTTCCGCAAGGCTCGGGCGACCGAGAACCAGCGCGACATACAGGAGTTGACGTGATCCAGCAGGAGTCGCGACTACGAGTCGCCGACAACACGGGTGCCAAGGAGATCCTGACCATCCGCGTGCTCGGTGGCTCGGGGCGGCGCTACGCGGGCATCGGCGACATCATCGTCGCTACCGTCAAGGACGCCATCCCGGGCGCCAACGTGAAGCGTGGTGACGTGGTCAAGGCCGTCATCGTCCGCACAGCGAAGGAGAAGCGTCGCCCCGACGGTTCCTACATTCGCTTCGACGAGAACGCCGCGGTGCTCATCAAGACCGACAACGAGCCGCGAGGCACCCGTATCTTCGGACCGGTCGGCCGCGAACTCCGCGACCGCAAGTTCATGAAGATCATCTCGCTTGCGCCGGAGGTGCTCTAAATGAAGGTGAAGAAGGGCGACACCGTCCTCGTCATCGCCGGTAAGGACAAGGGCGCGAAGGGCAAGGTCATTCAGTCCTACCCCGAGCGTCAGCGGGTCCTCGTCGAGGGTGTCAACCGGATCAAGAAGCACACGCGCATCACACAGACGCAGCGGGGTGCCCAGTCCGGCGGCATCATCACCCAGGAGGCGCCCATCCACGTTTCGAACGTGATGGTCGTGGACTCCGACGGCAAGCCGACGCGCGTTGGCTACCGCATTGGCGAGGACGGCAAGAAGGTTCGTATCTCGCGTAGGACGGGCAAGGACATCTGATGACGACCGCAGAGAAAACGTATCCAACGCCGCGGTTGAAGACCCGATACCGCGAAGAGATCGCAGGGCAGCTCCGCGAGGAGTTCGCCTTCGCCAACCCCCACCAGATTCCCGGTGTGGTCAAGGTTGTTGTCAACATGGGCGTCGGCGACGCCGCCAAGGACAGCAAGCTGATCGAGGGCGCCGTCCGCGACCTCGCCACCATCACAGGGCAGAAGCCCGAGGTGCGCAAGGCACGCAAGTCCATCGCGCAGTTCAAGCTGCGCGAGGGCCAGCCCATCGGCGCTCGCGTGACGCTGCGTGGCGACCGCATGTGGGAATTCCTCGACCGGTTGCTGACCATCGCGCTGCCCCGTATCCGCGACTTCCGCGGGCTCTCGGACCGGCAGTTCGACGGCAAGGGCAACTACACGTTCGGCCTGACCGAGCAGTCGATGTTCCACGAGATCAACCCTGACGCCATCGACCGCCCCCGCGGAATGGATGTCACGGTCGTCACGACCGCCACCACCGACGACGAGGGCCGCGCGCTGCTTCGCAAGCTCGGCTTCCCGTTCAAGGAGAACTGAGCAGATGGCCAAGAAAGCTCTGATCGCCAAGGCGGCCCGCAAGCCGAAGTTCAAGGTGCGCGCCTACACCCGCTGCCAGCGCTGCGGCCGGCCCCACTCGGTCTACCGCAAGTTCGGCCTCTGCCGAATCTGCCTGCGGGAGATGGCGCACGCGGGCCAGCTTCCCGGCGTCAGCAAATCCAGCTGGTGAAGGCTTTTTCCGTCCCATCCACTTCGCCACAGGCCCCGTGACGGGGAACCAGGGCGAGAAAGGTTGACAGGTCACCATGACGATGACCGACCCGATCGCAGACTTCTTGACTCGTCTGCGTAACGCGAACTCGGCGTACCACGACGAGGTCGTGCTTCCTCACTCGAAGATCAAGGCGAACATCGCCGACATCCTCAAGCGCGAGGGCTACATCTCGGACTTCCGCTCCGAGCCCGGCGAGAAGCACAAGAACCTGATCGTCGAGCTCAAGTACGGCCCGAACCGTGAGCGCAGCCTCGCGGGCTTGCGCCGTATCTCCAAGCCCGGCCTTCGGGTGTACGCGAAATCGACCACTCTGCCCAGCGTCCTCGGTGGCCTTGGCGTCGCGATCATCTCGACGTCCTCCGGCCTCCAGACCGACCGGCAGTGCAAGCGCAACGGCGTGGGCGGCGAAGTCCTCGCCTACGTTTGGTGAGGAAGGGGGACTGGCATGTCACGCATCGGAAAGTTGCCGATCACCGTCCCCTCCGGGGTCGAGGTGACCATCGAAGGGCAACACGTCACAGTCAAGGGGCCCAAGGGCACCCTTGAGCACACGGTCCCGGAGCCGATCGCGCTTGAGCGCGACGAAGACGGCGTTCTGACGGTCAAGCGGCCGGACGACGAGCGGGAGAGCCGCGCGCTGCACGGCCTGACCCGCACACTGGTGAACAACCTCGTCGTCGGTGTCACCGATGGCTACGAGAAGAAGATGGAAATCCACGGGGTCGGTTACCGCGTGCAGGCCAAGGGCTCGGACCTTGAGTTCGCCCTCGGCTACAGCCACCCGGTAATGATCAAGGCTCCGGAGGGCATCACCTTCAAGGTGGAGACCCCGACCAGGTTCTCGGTGTCCGGCATCGACAAGCAGAAGGTCGGCCAGATCGCGGCGGTCATCCGCAAGTTGCGGCGCCCTGACCCCTACAAGGGCAAGGGCCTTCGCTACGAGGGCGAGCGCATCCGTCGCAAGGTCGGAAAGACGGGTAAGTGATCATGAGCGAAACGGTTACTAAGCGCAAGCCGGTCGGCAAGGACATCTCGACCCGTCGCCGTGCAGGCAAGGTTCGTCGGCACGCCCGGCTGCGCAAGAAGATCAGCGGCACCCCGGAACGCCCCAGGATGTCGGTGAAGCGTTCGTCGCGGCACATCGTCGTTCAGTTGATCGACGATCTCACCGGGCACACCCTTGCTTCCGCGTCCAGCCTTGAGGCGGACGTGCAGGCCGTCGAGGGTGACAAGAAGGCCAAGGCCGCCAAGGTTGGCGAACTGGTCGCGGCTCGCGCCAAGAACGCGGGCATCTCCAAAGCGGTGTTCGACCGGGGTGGCAACGCCTACCACGGCCGGATCGCCGCGCTGGCCGACGCCGCCCGCGAGGCGGGGTTGGAGTTCTAGGACAGTGAACATTCTCGAGAACGGAAGGAACGCCTGATGCCGGGACGTACGCGGCAATCCGGCGGCCAGGGCGGACCCGGAGGCGACCGCGAACGCGGTGGCGGCCGGGACCGCAGGGACCGTCGTGACGGTGGCCGTGGCGGGGCGGCCCAGGACAAGACCCCGCACCTCGAGCGCGTCGTAGCGATCAACCGCGTGGCCAAGGTCGTCAAGGGTGGTCGTCGCTTCAGCTTCACCGCGCTGGTCGTCGTCGGTGACGGCGACGGGCAGGTCGGTGTCGGTTACGGCAAGGCCAAGGAAGTGCCGGCCGCCATCGCCAAGGGCGTCGAGGAGGCGAAGAAGAACTTCTTCCGCGTTCCTCGTATCGCAGGCACCATCCCGCACCCGGTACAGGGTGAGGAGGCCGCTGGTGTGGTGCTGCTGCGCCCCGCCAGTGCCGGTACCGGTGTCATCGCCGGTGGCCCTGTCCGTGCGGTGCTTGAGTGCGCTGGTGTGCACGACGTGTTGTCGAAGTCGCTCGGCAGCGACAACGCGATCAACATCGTGCACGCGACGGTGCGGGCGCTGAAGGACCTGCAACGTCCGGAGGAGGTCGCGGCTCGCCGTGGCTTGCCGCTTGAGGATGTCGCGCCGGCCAGGATGCTGCGTCAGCGCGCGGGCCAGGGGGTCTGACATGACGCAGCTTAAGGTCACTCAGATCAAGAGCGCGATCGGCACGAAGCAGAACCACCGTGCCTCTCTGCGTACCCTCGGGCTGCGCAAGATTCGGCAGTCCGTGGTTCGGGATGACACGCCTCAGGTGCGCGGGCTCATCCACACCGTTAGGCACCTGGTTGTAGTGGAGGAGGTCAAGTAATGGCCATCAAGATCCACCACTTGCGACCTGCACCCGGCGCCAAGCGGGACAAGATCCGCGTCGGCCGTGGTGAGGGCTCCAAGGGTAAGACCGCCGGTAGGGGTACGAAGGGCACGAAGGCCCGGAAGAACGTTCCCGCCGGCTTCGAGGGTGGGCAGATGCCCATCCACATGCGGCTGCCGAAGCTGCGTGGTTTCAAGAACCGGTTCCGTACCGAGTACCAGCCGGTCAACGTCGGTGACATCGCCAGGGTGTTCGCCGATGGCGGCAAGGTCAGCAAGGAAGACCTCGCGGCGAATGGCCTTGTTCGCAAGGGCAAGCTCGTGAAGGTCCTCGGCAACGGCGAGGTGGAGGGCGTCAAGCTCGACATCACCGCCGACGCTTTCTCGGCAAGCGCCAAGGAGAAGCTCGAAGCCGCTGGTGGCTCCATCACCAAGCTCTGAGCATTCCCAAGCGGCGTTATGCCGTTCAGCAAAACGGCCCACCGGCCACAACCCGGTGGGCCGTTTTCGTGCGTCCCCGACATTTCATCCCACCTCGCCTCCCGTTGTCCCCAACCGCGTTTAGCCCGCGAACTGCGGTCCGGCGTGGCCCACCCGACCGCGTTTAGCCCGCGAACTGCGGGTCGGGCCTGGATGCCTTGCGGTGCCCTCATGTCAGGATGAGATGAGGAAAACGGCCTCTGGAGTACGTGGACCAGGCGGTCGACGAAGGGGTAACGGGCACCCCGATGCCGCCGCGCTGAGGCAAAAGCCGCACTATGTGAGTTGGCTTGCGGCGGGGCTGTTAGAGTCGACCACACGCTTTGGGACTGGTATGCCCCGAAGTTCCCCTGGCTTGCCCGCCAGCAACAGTGTGTCCTGCCGACCCCAGTGTCGGCCAAGCCGTTCGTCGGTTGATCACCGACGACGCCGAGGAGGTCCCCCGCGTGCTCAGCGCTTTCCGCTCGGCTCTCGCGACGCCGGACCTGCGCAAGAAGATCCTGTTCACGCTGATGATCGTGGTGGTCTACCGGATCGGCACGGTCATTCCAGCGCCCGGGGTTTCCTACCCGAACGTTCAGGCATGTCAGGCGCAGAGCCAAGACCAGAACATTTTCTCCCTGCTGAATCTCTTCAGCGGCGGGGCGCTCCTACAGTTGTCGATCTTCGCGACCGGCATCATGCCGTACATCACGGCGAGCATCATCGTTCAGCTCCTCACCGTGGTCATTCCGCGCTTCGAGGAACTGAAGAAGGAAGGGCAGGCAGGGCAGAGCAAGCTCACGCAGTACACGCGCTACCTGACGATCGCGCTCGCGGTGCTACAGGCCACCGGCGTCATCGCACTCGCGGACCGCGGTGCCCTGTTCGGTGATTGCGACCAGCCGGTCATCCCTGACAACAGCGTCTACACACTGGCGCTCACGGTTCTCACCATGACAGCGGGTACCGCGGTCATGATGTGGCTGGGTGAGTTGATCACCGAGCGGGGTGTCGGCAACGGCATGTCGTTGCTGATCTTCCTGAACATCGCGGCGCAGATCCCGGCAGAAGGTGCCAACATCCTGAACAACCAGGGTGGCCTCATCTTCTTCTTCGTCTGCCTGCTGGCACTGGCGATCATCGCGAGCGTCATCTTCGTCGAGCAGGGGCAACGTCGTATCCCGGTCCAGTACGCGAAGCGTATGGTCGGGCGCCGGATGTACGGCGGTACGTCGACCTACCTGCCGATCAAGGTCAACCAGGCCGGTGTCATCCCGGTCATCTTCGCTTCGTCGTTGCTGTACCTGCCGGATCTCATCGGCAGGCTCATCGGAGACCCGAACCAAGCATCTGGCTGGCAGCGTTTCCTGCAGACATACTTGGTGGATCAGTCGAGCTGGGTGCACATCCTGGCGTACTTCGCGCTGATCATGTTCTTCACGTACTTCTACATCACCATCACGTTCAACGTGGATGAGCGTGCGGAGGAGATGAAGAAGTTCGGCGGGTTCATTCCAGGTATCCGTCCAGGCAGGCCCACGGCCGAGTACCTGGGCTTCGTGCTCAGCCGGATCACTCTTCCGGGTTCGATTTACCTCGGCCTCGTGGCGATTCTGCCCAACTTCTTCTTGTCCATCACCGGCCAGGGGCAGAACCAGAACTTCCCCTTCGGCGGCACGGCTGTGCTGATCATGGTCGGTGTCGGTCTTGACACCGTGAAGCAGATCGAAAGCCAGCTCATGCAGCGCAACTATGAAGGGTTCCTCCGATGACGCGTGTGGTTTTGGTCGGTCCACCAGGTGCGGGTAAAGGCACGCAGGCGGCGGCGCTGTCCGAGCGCCTCGGCGTTCCCCATATCTCCACCGGTGAGCTGTTCAGGGCACACGTCGGTGAGCAGACTCCGCTGGGACAGGAAGCCAAGCGTTACCTCGATTCCGGTGACCTCGTTCCCGACTCGGTGACCAACGAAATGGTGCGAGAGCGGCTGGCGGAGCCGGACGCGAAGCGGGGTTTCCTGCTCGACGGCTTCCCCCGCAACACCAAGCAGGCCGAGGTGCTCGGCGAGATGCTGTCGGACGCCGACATGTCACTGGATGCGGCGATCGAATTGCAGGTGGCCGAGGATGTGCTGGTCGAGCGGCTTCTTTCGCGGGGGCGCTCGGACGACACGGAGGAGGTCATCCGCCGTCGGCAGCAGGTGTACCGCTCAGAGACGGCCCCGTTGCTGGAGTACTACGCGGACATCCTGGTGACCGTTGACGGCGTCGGCGATGTCGACGAGGTGTCGACGAGGGTGCTGGACGCACTCAACAAGCCCTCGTGAATCTTCGCGCTCTGCCTGTGCTGCGGTGGCTTCGCCGTGGCGGGTCCATCGAGGTCAAGACACGTGGTGAATTGGAAGCCATGCGTGAGGCGGGCCTTGTCGTCGCCCACACGTTGGCCGAGGTCACGAAGGCTGCTCAGCAGGGTGTGACCACTGCGGAACTGGACGAGCTGGCCGAGCAGTGCATTCACGATGCGGGCGCGGTGCCGTCGTTCAAGGGCTATCACGGTTTCCCCGCGTCCATCTGCGCGTCGGTGAACGAGCAGATCGTCCACGGTATTCCGTCGAGTAAGCAGGTGTTGGCGGACGGTGATCTGCTGTCCGTCGACTGCGGAGCCATCTTGACGGGCTGGCATGGAGACGCGGCGGTCACCATCGAGGTAGGCAGCGTTTCGCCCGCGGACTGTGCTTTGTCCGCCGCGACCAAATCCGCCATGTGGGCTGGTATAGAAGCAGCCCGGCCCGGTATTCGACTGACGGACATATCGCACGCGATCGAGCAGGCGGCGGAGCGCGCCGGCGCCACCGACGGCGTCGAGTACGGAATGATCGCTGAATATGGTGGCCACGGTATCGGCCGCGAGATGCACATGGATCCGTTCTTGCCCAACCTCGGAAAACCGGGGAAAGGGCCGCGTATCAACTCGGGGGCGGTCCTCGCCATCGAGCCCATGTTGACAGGCGGCGGCAGCGAAACCCTCGAACTCGACGATGGCTGGACCGTCGTCACCGCTGATCACTCTCGCGCATCACATTGGGAACACACCGTGGCCATCACTGACGACGGTCCGTGGGTGCTCACCGCTCCTGAGGGCAAGTAGCCTCGCCGTCCCCTGTCTGACATCGCATTTAGCCCGCTAAAGGCGGTGGTGACCACGGTCCGGACCGCGTTTAGCCCGCTAAATGCAGCGTGTCGGGTACGACCGTGGTTCTGTAACGGTGTTACGTGCAGGTGGTCGACCACGGTGTGTCGCAGGCCGCCTAACATGGGCGGCCCCGAATTAGGGTCCTTGACACGAGGTGCGTACACTGTTTAGTCGGCGTGCTCTTCACGTCGATTCCATGGCGCTATGAATTCCTAGGGCATTGGAGTCGAGGTGACGCGCGTGCCACTGACAAGTAGCACTCACCGCTCAACCAATCACGAAACGCGGAGGACATGGCGAAGAAAGACGGGGCCATTGAAGTCGAAGGCCGCGTAATCGAGCCGCTTCCCAACGCGATGTTTCGCGTCGAGTTGGAGAACGGCCACAAGGTCCTTGCACACATCAGTGGCAAGATGCGGCAGCACTACATCCGCATTCTGCCGGAGGACAGGGTTGTCGTAGAGCTGTCACCCTACGACTTGTCCCGTGGTCGCATCGTCTACCGCTACAAGTGATCACGGTGAGCGTGGTGACGGGCAACCGTCACCGGGGGGCGCGCAACTCAGCACGAGCAGGAAAGCAGGAGACGTGAAGGTCAAACCTAGCGTCAAGAAGATCTGCGACAAGTGCCAGATCGTCCGTCGGCACGGGCGGATCATGGTGATCTGCGACAACCTCCGGCACAAGCAGCGGCAGGGCTGATCGCCAGCACTCGTTACAGAGTGGCTTGACATCTCAATACCTCCCCGCACCTGCCGGGCCGCACCTCAGCGGCGGCCAGGTTCACCCCCGGACTCCAGGCCGGGGCCGGGACACCATCCGCGAGAGCGGGTGGGCGACAGCGAGTCGTCCCGGGATGGACGGGGAGCAGACCTGGAGAGACGACTAACGAAGGAGCATCAGCGCCAATGGCACGACTCGCTGGCGTCGACCTCCCCCGCGAAAAGCGGTTGGAGATCGCGCTTACCTACATCTACGGCGTCGGCCGTACCCGCTCCAAGGAACTCATCACCGCCACCGGCCTCAACGCGGACAGCCGCGTGCGGGACCTCAGCGATGACGACGTTGTGAAGCTGCGGGATTACATCGAAGAGAACTTCAAGGTCGAGGGTGACCTTCGCCGCGAGGTGAACGCCGACATCCGTCGCAAGATCGAGATCGGGTGCTACGAGGGTCTGCGCTGGCGTCGTGGCCTGCCCGTCCGTGGGCAGCGCACCAAGACGAACGC comes from the Prauserella marina genome and includes:
- the rplB gene encoding 50S ribosomal protein L2; the encoded protein is MGIRKYKPTTPGRRGSSVSDFAEITRSTPEKSLLAPLSKTGGRNASGKITTRHKGGGHKRAYRIIDFRRHDKDGVPAKVAHIEYDPNRSARIALLHYADGEKRYIIAPEKLKQGDRVEAGPRADIKPGNNLPLRNIPVGTVIHAIELRPGGGAKIARSAGARVQLVAKDGPYAQLRMPSGEIRNVDVRNRATVGEVGNSEHSNINWGKAGRNRWRGKRPTVRGVVMNPVDHPHGGGEGKTSGGRHPVNPNGKPEGRTRRNKPSDKLIVRRRRTGKKR
- the rpsS gene encoding 30S ribosomal protein S19: MPRSLKKGPFVDDHLLKKVDVLNESGKKTVIKTWSRRSTIIPDMLGHTIAVHDGRKHVPVFVTEAMVGHKLGEFAPTRTFKGHIKDDRKSRRR
- the rplV gene encoding 50S ribosomal protein L22; this encodes MNVREEGAAVEELPTAYARARFVRDSPTKVRRVIELIKGRNANEALAVLRFAPQTASDPVAKVLASAMANAENNLDLDPDTLWIKNAYADEGPTLKRIRPRAQGRAYRIRKRTSHITVEVESRPEAKSKSKKKAGGR
- the rpsC gene encoding 30S ribosomal protein S3, whose amino-acid sequence is MGQKINPHGFRLGITTDWKSRWYADKQYSEYVAEDVKIRKLLSTGMERAGISKVEIERTRDRVRVDIHTARPGIVIGRRGAEADRIRGALEKLTGKQVQLNILEVKNPEADAQLVAQGVAEQLSNRVAFRRAMRKAIQTSMRSPQVKGIRVQCSGRLGGAEMSRSEHYRDGRVPLHTLRADIDYGFFEARTTFGRIGVKVWIYKGDIVGGLKGRAERDAAAAADRAPRRERPSRRRSGSSGTTPTSTEAGRAAAASQGGAQSDTEAATTQAPQVASPDATEKTEG
- the rplP gene encoding 50S ribosomal protein L16 codes for the protein MLIPRKVKHRKQHSPKRAGAAKGGTKVTFGEFGIQALEHSYVTNRQIESARIAMTRHIKRGGKIWINIFPDRPLTKKPAETRMGSGKGSPEWWVANVKPGRVMFEMSFPNETVAREALRRAIHKLPMKCRIVTREGGEF
- the rpmC gene encoding 50S ribosomal protein L29; the protein is MAAAGVVTSELRELTAEELVLRLKEAKEELFNLRFQMATGQLDNNRRLRTVRADIARIYTVMRERELGLSIAPEENESEGAA
- the rpsQ gene encoding 30S ribosomal protein S17 — protein: MTEPVQKKDSGRNYRKVREGLVVSDKMDKTIVVELEDRKKHPRYSKVLRSTKKVKAHDEQNTAGVGDRVLLMETRPTSATKRWRLVEIREKAK
- the rplN gene encoding 50S ribosomal protein L14, whose protein sequence is MIQQESRLRVADNTGAKEILTIRVLGGSGRRYAGIGDIIVATVKDAIPGANVKRGDVVKAVIVRTAKEKRRPDGSYIRFDENAAVLIKTDNEPRGTRIFGPVGRELRDRKFMKIISLAPEVL
- the rplX gene encoding 50S ribosomal protein L24, which produces MKVKKGDTVLVIAGKDKGAKGKVIQSYPERQRVLVEGVNRIKKHTRITQTQRGAQSGGIITQEAPIHVSNVMVVDSDGKPTRVGYRIGEDGKKVRISRRTGKDI
- the rplE gene encoding 50S ribosomal protein L5, with translation MTTAEKTYPTPRLKTRYREEIAGQLREEFAFANPHQIPGVVKVVVNMGVGDAAKDSKLIEGAVRDLATITGQKPEVRKARKSIAQFKLREGQPIGARVTLRGDRMWEFLDRLLTIALPRIRDFRGLSDRQFDGKGNYTFGLTEQSMFHEINPDAIDRPRGMDVTVVTTATTDDEGRALLRKLGFPFKEN
- a CDS encoding type Z 30S ribosomal protein S14, with amino-acid sequence MAKKALIAKAARKPKFKVRAYTRCQRCGRPHSVYRKFGLCRICLREMAHAGQLPGVSKSSW
- the rpsH gene encoding 30S ribosomal protein S8, which gives rise to MTMTDPIADFLTRLRNANSAYHDEVVLPHSKIKANIADILKREGYISDFRSEPGEKHKNLIVELKYGPNRERSLAGLRRISKPGLRVYAKSTTLPSVLGGLGVAIISTSSGLQTDRQCKRNGVGGEVLAYVW
- the rplF gene encoding 50S ribosomal protein L6, with translation MSRIGKLPITVPSGVEVTIEGQHVTVKGPKGTLEHTVPEPIALERDEDGVLTVKRPDDERESRALHGLTRTLVNNLVVGVTDGYEKKMEIHGVGYRVQAKGSDLEFALGYSHPVMIKAPEGITFKVETPTRFSVSGIDKQKVGQIAAVIRKLRRPDPYKGKGLRYEGERIRRKVGKTGK
- the rplR gene encoding 50S ribosomal protein L18 — protein: MSETVTKRKPVGKDISTRRRAGKVRRHARLRKKISGTPERPRMSVKRSSRHIVVQLIDDLTGHTLASASSLEADVQAVEGDKKAKAAKVGELVAARAKNAGISKAVFDRGGNAYHGRIAALADAAREAGLEF
- the rpsE gene encoding 30S ribosomal protein S5 — its product is MPGRTRQSGGQGGPGGDRERGGGRDRRDRRDGGRGGAAQDKTPHLERVVAINRVAKVVKGGRRFSFTALVVVGDGDGQVGVGYGKAKEVPAAIAKGVEEAKKNFFRVPRIAGTIPHPVQGEEAAGVVLLRPASAGTGVIAGGPVRAVLECAGVHDVLSKSLGSDNAINIVHATVRALKDLQRPEEVAARRGLPLEDVAPARMLRQRAGQGV
- the rpmD gene encoding 50S ribosomal protein L30 translates to MTQLKVTQIKSAIGTKQNHRASLRTLGLRKIRQSVVRDDTPQVRGLIHTVRHLVVVEEVK
- the rplO gene encoding 50S ribosomal protein L15; its protein translation is MAIKIHHLRPAPGAKRDKIRVGRGEGSKGKTAGRGTKGTKARKNVPAGFEGGQMPIHMRLPKLRGFKNRFRTEYQPVNVGDIARVFADGGKVSKEDLAANGLVRKGKLVKVLGNGEVEGVKLDITADAFSASAKEKLEAAGGSITKL